One genomic region from Rosa rugosa chromosome 1, drRosRugo1.1, whole genome shotgun sequence encodes:
- the LOC133710955 gene encoding uncharacterized protein LOC133710955 — protein sequence MPYVVSVPPVVDVIDAIRLARLAKEITRLGAIHFQGGTDQMFMLADQWIRNMENYFRMVVCTDLEKREIVIYLFQDEARVWWEGIERARDVTTMTWVDFGRLFKEKYFLASVLEQLEVEFLTIVQGTMSIRDYKAKFSWLYRFVRPWDALSLAKKFQRGLNASLRHDVVPLELPTMALILAKAMELEQDTQLHQIELAASRDSQGRGKAVAESSCSMGHRDGSWKRQRTHQQAPAAEPIRVMPIRQVAPLRCFNCNEIGHTSRDCTRPRNFICFRCGQAGHYSRDCTQAQGRGLGNQQR from the coding sequence ATGCCTTATGTTGTGTCTGTTCCACCTGTTGTGGATGTGATAGATGCCATTCGGCTAGCGAGATTGGCGAAGGAGATTACTAGGCTTGGAGCAATCCATTTTCAGGGGGGTACAGACCAAATGTTCATGTTGGCTGATCAGTGGATCAGGAACATGGAGAACTACTTCCGGATGGTCGTCTGCACCGACCTTGAGAAGAGGGAGATAGTTATCTATCTGTTCCAGGATGAGGCACGAGTATGGTGGGAGGGCATAGAGAGGGCTAGGGATGTGACCACCATGACTTGGGTGGATTTTGGGAGACTCTTCAAGGAGAAATACTTCCTGGCTTCAGTGTTGGAGCAGTTGGAGGTAGAGTTCCTCACTATAGTTCAGGGAACTATGAGTATTAGGGATTATAAGGCGAAGTTCTCGTGGTTGTATCGTTTTGTGAGACCATGGGATGCTCTGAGTTTGGCTAAGAAGTTTCAGCGGGGGCTGAATGCTTCTCTCAGGCATGATGTGGTACCTCTGGAGTTGCCTACTATGGCACTCATCTTGGCTAAGGCCATGGAACTTGAGCAGGATACCCAGCTTCACCAAATTGAGTTGGCGGCTTCGAGAGATTCCCAGGGAAGGGGGAAGGCAGTGGCGGAGAGCAGTTGTTCGATGGGTCATCGAGATGGGTCCTGGAAGAGACAGCGGACCCATCAGCAGGCTCCAGCGGCAGAACCTATTAGGGTTATGCCTATCAGACAGGTAGCACCCTTGAGATGTTTTAACTGCAATGAGATTGGCCATACTTCCAGGGATTGCACGAGGCCAAGGAACTTCATATGCTTTAGATGTGGCCAAGCAGGGCATTACTCCAGGGATTGTACCCAGGCACAGGGTAGAGGACTAGGGAATCAGCAGAGATAG